The genomic segment ATCTGCGCCTACCCGCTATCCAAGCCAATCAAAGGCCGGAAGCTGATTATGAGGCTGATCATGGCCACCATGTTTTTCGGCGGCGGGCTCATCCCTACCTACACGGTCGTCAAAGGGCTCGGCATGATCGATACGATCTGGGCGATCGTCATCCCGTTCTGCATCATGCCCTACTATCTCATGATCATGATCAGCTTCTTCCGCGCCTTCCCGGAGGGGTTGGAGGAATCGGCGATGATCGACGGGCTGGGTCCCATCATGATTCTGCTGCGCATCGTGCTGCCGCTCTCGCGCGCCGTAATCGCTACGATGGGTCTGTTTCTCGCGGTCTACTACTGGAACAACTGGTTCAACGCGCTCATTTATTTGAACAGCACGAACAAGTACCCCATCATGCTGATTGCCCGTCATATCGTCGCCGGCGCCGATCTCGCTTCGGAGCAAGCCTACGGGGCGACTGGAAGGGACAGTCTGTCGGGCGCTTCGCTGAAGGCGGCCGTCATTATGGTGACGATGCTGCCGATCGCTGCGCTTATTCCGTTCGCGCAGCGGCATTTCAATCAGGGTGTCATGCTTGGAGCAGTCAAAGGATAATGAAGAGAGGGATGCGTATATGGGACTTAAAAGAAAGCTTTATTCGCCGGCTGCGGCGGCGCTGTCATTGGCACTGGCGCTAGGAGCCTGCAGCAATGCCGCGAACGATTCATCCTCCGCGTCCGGGTCGCCGGCAAGTGCCTCGAGCGGCAGCGAAGCGGTCAGCTTCAGCATGCTGTACAACGACAATCCATCCTACCCGTTCAACCAGAACTGGCCCGTGCTGAAGGAGATCGAGGCGCGCGCGAAGGTGCATTTGGACATCCAGGCGGTGCCCAATTCCGATTATTTGAGCAAGGCGCGCATCGTGCTGAGCTCCGGCACCATCCCCGACCTGGTGACGACGATCGATCAGCAGACGCTGATGGAATACGCTCCGAGCGGGGTGCTGCTGCCGATCAGCGATTACATGGACAAGCTGCCTCACCTGAAGCAGAAGATCGAGGAATACGGCATCGAGGACGAGCTCGACAATTGGAAGCCGCGGGACGGCAAGCTGTACATTCTCCCGTTCATGAACGAGGCGGCGCTCTACAACCGCGCTCCGCTCATTCGCACCGATCTGATCGACAAGTATGGCCTGGCCGCGCCAACCAACGTGGACGAGCTGTATACGGTACTCAAGACGTTCAAGGAGAAGGAGGGCTCCGGCTATCCGCTGGCCAATACGGACGCCAATTCGCTGCTCGGCATCTTCGGGGCGGCGTGGGGCATCGAGCCGAGCTACAACGGCTTCATGTTCAACGAAGAGACGGGCAAGTTCGAATATGCCTACGCCTCCGACCGCTTCAAGGCGTATTTGACCTATTTGAACCGGCTCGTCTCCGAAGGTCTGGCCGATCCGGAGATCTTCACCTCCAGCCTCGACCAGTGGAAGCAGAAGCTGGCCAGCGGCCAGAGCTCCTTCTCCTTCTACTGGATCAGCGAGCTGGGTCAGCTCAACGAGGACGGCAAGAAGAACGTAAGCCCGGACTTCCAGCTCAGTCCGT from the Cohnella hashimotonis genome contains:
- a CDS encoding carbohydrate ABC transporter permease produces the protein MSYRNSQGYKLFRLFNIALMAVTMTAIAFPFLHLLALSFSDSAAVVGGRVTLWPIGWDAGAYARVLSHPSVASGFVNALAQTVIGTVVGVLMLTICAYPLSKPIKGRKLIMRLIMATMFFGGGLIPTYTVVKGLGMIDTIWAIVIPFCIMPYYLMIMISFFRAFPEGLEESAMIDGLGPIMILLRIVLPLSRAVIATMGLFLAVYYWNNWFNALIYLNSTNKYPIMLIARHIVAGADLASEQAYGATGRDSLSGASLKAAVIMVTMLPIAALIPFAQRHFNQGVMLGAVKG
- a CDS encoding extracellular solute-binding protein; this translates as MGLKRKLYSPAAAALSLALALGACSNAANDSSSASGSPASASSGSEAVSFSMLYNDNPSYPFNQNWPVLKEIEARAKVHLDIQAVPNSDYLSKARIVLSSGTIPDLVTTIDQQTLMEYAPSGVLLPISDYMDKLPHLKQKIEEYGIEDELDNWKPRDGKLYILPFMNEAALYNRAPLIRTDLIDKYGLAAPTNVDELYTVLKTFKEKEGSGYPLANTDANSLLGIFGAAWGIEPSYNGFMFNEETGKFEYAYASDRFKAYLTYLNRLVSEGLADPEIFTSSLDQWKQKLASGQSSFSFYWISELGQLNEDGKKNVSPDFQLSPLPPIAGPAGKLAYAANRIYHGTVIPASAAKEPYFDKLLAFVDWLYSDEGNELMTWGIEGDTFTKKDDGNAFTEKATGSASLQKTLWDIGASNNNYTMLFPYKWFVQVLGAKEIETLTQQAQDGGWFPQVAKVPKLAPEKKEEENLALTSVKDYFAKMQEQFVYGKASLDTQWDSYVEEIGAKGVDKLLALYNDSLK